Proteins from a genomic interval of Oharaeibacter diazotrophicus:
- a CDS encoding HupE/UreJ family protein, translated as MKPTLRLALSAALALAPTAALAHSGGAHVHSLAEGLTHPFLGVDHLAAMLGVGVVAARLGGRALIAAPMAFVAAMAAGAAIGAAGFGIPAVESLIALSLVLIGAVIAADRGLALPAVVGLVAAAGLVHGNAHGLEIPSAAAGLTYMTGALLASAALHGAGALAALRLRAAGLVVRGFGFATVAAGLVALAG; from the coding sequence ATGAAGCCGACCCTCCGCCTCGCCCTCTCCGCCGCCCTCGCGCTGGCGCCGACCGCCGCGCTCGCCCATTCCGGCGGCGCGCACGTGCACTCCCTCGCGGAGGGCCTGACCCATCCGTTCCTCGGCGTCGACCATCTCGCGGCGATGCTCGGCGTCGGCGTGGTGGCGGCGCGGCTCGGTGGCCGGGCGCTGATCGCCGCGCCGATGGCCTTCGTCGCCGCCATGGCGGCCGGCGCGGCGATCGGCGCCGCCGGCTTCGGCATTCCCGCCGTCGAGAGCCTGATCGCGCTGTCGCTGGTGCTGATCGGCGCGGTGATCGCCGCCGACCGCGGCTTGGCCCTTCCCGCCGTCGTCGGCCTCGTCGCCGCCGCCGGCCTCGTGCACGGCAATGCCCACGGCCTCGAGATCCCCTCGGCCGCGGCCGGCCTGACCTACATGACCGGTGCGCTCCTCGCTTCGGCCGCGCTGCACGGCGCCGGCGCCCTTGCCGCGCTGCGGCTCCGCGCCGCCGGCCTCGTCGTCCGCGGCTTCGGCTTCGCCACCGTCGCGGCCGGACTGGTGGCGCTGGCGGGCTGA
- a CDS encoding RbsD/FucU family protein, whose product MLKGIDPALSAELLHVLMAMGHGDEILVCDVNHPAARLAATTTWGALVDLPGCGIPRALEAILSLMPLDDFVDAPVTRMQVVGDPGARVPIFDAVETVAARAEGRPVAVAALERFAFYEAGARAFAVVRTSDPGPYGCFLLKKGVVRFG is encoded by the coding sequence GTGCTGAAGGGGATCGACCCGGCGCTCTCCGCCGAACTGCTGCACGTGCTGATGGCGATGGGCCACGGCGACGAGATCCTCGTCTGCGACGTCAACCATCCCGCCGCCCGACTCGCCGCCACCACGACCTGGGGCGCACTGGTCGACCTGCCGGGCTGCGGCATTCCGCGCGCGCTGGAGGCGATCCTGTCGCTGATGCCGCTCGACGACTTCGTCGACGCCCCGGTGACGCGGATGCAGGTGGTCGGCGATCCCGGGGCACGAGTGCCGATCTTCGACGCGGTCGAGACGGTCGCCGCCCGTGCCGAGGGGCGGCCGGTGGCGGTGGCGGCGCTGGAGCGCTTCGCCTTCTACGAGGCCGGCGCCCGCGCCTTCGCGGTGGTGCGCACTTCCGACCCCGGCCCCTACGGCTGCTTCCTGCTGAAGAAGGGCGTGGTGCGGTTCGGCTGA
- the rbsK gene encoding ribokinase, translating into MKTLDVAVLGIFVADLAFRAPRLPVMGETILGRGFAMGPGGKGSNQVIAAARAGGRAAIVTRVGADAFGDIARRAWAADGVDTGAVITDAEAPTGAAFIFVSTETGNNAIIVESGAAAKLSPADVAAAEATIAAAKVFVTQFEQPLETAMAGLATARRHGAVTVLNPAPALPVDDAIYALCDYVTPNETEAATLTGIAVETVADAERAATEIVRRGARNALITLGEKGALLHGADGTVHVPALKVEKVVDTTGAGDAFNAGFCVAIAEGRTPAEAVRFGCALAGLSVQKPGTAPSMPTRAEIERALAG; encoded by the coding sequence ATGAAGACCCTCGACGTCGCCGTGCTCGGCATCTTCGTCGCCGACCTCGCCTTCCGCGCGCCGCGGCTGCCGGTGATGGGCGAGACCATCCTCGGCCGCGGCTTCGCCATGGGCCCCGGCGGCAAAGGCTCCAACCAGGTGATCGCCGCCGCCCGCGCCGGCGGGCGCGCCGCGATCGTCACCCGCGTCGGCGCCGACGCCTTCGGCGACATCGCCCGCCGGGCCTGGGCGGCCGACGGGGTCGACACCGGCGCGGTGATCACCGACGCCGAGGCGCCGACGGGCGCCGCCTTCATCTTCGTCTCCACCGAGACCGGCAACAACGCCATCATCGTCGAGAGCGGCGCCGCCGCGAAGCTGTCGCCGGCCGACGTCGCCGCCGCCGAGGCGACGATCGCCGCCGCCAAGGTGTTCGTGACGCAGTTCGAGCAGCCGCTCGAGACCGCCATGGCCGGCCTCGCCACCGCCCGCCGGCACGGCGCCGTCACGGTGCTGAACCCGGCGCCGGCACTGCCGGTCGACGACGCCATCTACGCGCTCTGCGACTACGTCACCCCGAACGAGACCGAGGCGGCGACGCTGACCGGCATCGCGGTCGAAACCGTCGCCGACGCCGAACGCGCCGCCACCGAGATCGTCCGCCGCGGCGCCCGCAACGCGCTGATCACGCTCGGCGAGAAGGGTGCGCTGCTCCACGGCGCCGACGGCACCGTGCACGTCCCCGCCCTGAAGGTCGAAAAGGTGGTCGACACCACCGGGGCGGGCGACGCCTTCAACGCCGGCTTCTGCGTGGCGATCGCCGAGGGCCGTACGCCGGCCGAGGCGGTGCGCTTCGGCTGCGCCCTCGCCGGGCTGTCGGTGCAGAAGCCGGGCACCGCCCCGTCGATGCCGACGCGCGCCGAGATCGAGCGCGCGCTCGCGGGCTGA
- a CDS encoding RbsD/FucU family protein yields MLKGLNPLLNGDVLNVLRSMGHGDDLVVCDTNFPGDSVARQTVWGRPIRMDGVSAPDAVAAVLSVMPLDSFVDFPAERMEVVGEAASLPAVQVEVQAAIDAAEGKPSPMGSIERHAFYARAKQAYAVLITGERRFYGCFVLKKGVIPPDA; encoded by the coding sequence ATGCTCAAGGGTTTGAATCCGCTGCTCAACGGCGACGTGCTCAACGTGCTGCGCTCGATGGGCCACGGCGACGACCTCGTCGTCTGCGACACCAACTTCCCCGGCGACAGCGTCGCGCGGCAGACCGTCTGGGGCCGGCCGATCCGGATGGACGGCGTCTCGGCCCCCGACGCCGTCGCCGCGGTGCTCTCGGTGATGCCGCTCGACAGCTTCGTCGACTTCCCCGCCGAGCGGATGGAGGTCGTGGGCGAGGCGGCGAGCCTGCCGGCCGTGCAGGTCGAGGTGCAGGCCGCGATCGACGCCGCCGAAGGCAAGCCGTCGCCCATGGGTTCGATCGAGCGCCACGCCTTCTACGCCCGCGCAAAGCAGGCCTACGCGGTGCTGATCACCGGCGAGCGGCGCTTCTACGGCTGCTTCGTGCTGAAGAAGGGCGTGATCCCGCCGGACGCCTGA
- a CDS encoding MurR/RpiR family transcriptional regulator encodes MMDVSDPKAVGPRIRMMLPTLTDLEARIVEMLFARRDLDAATPLKEVAEAAGVSEAMVVKLSKKLGFSGYRDFRAGLVEYNRLPSAELFRELEPEDGTAEIIAKVFRTAAQSLEETQAVLDHAGFERAAEIVHGARQRDLYGVGGSAQIARDVAHKLLRIGIRANAFDDLHLMLMSAALLGPDDAVIAFSHSGRSTAVIEAAALARRNGARVVAVTAYPQSPLAEVADVSLIATARGSTLTGESAAARVAKLTLLDAIFVAVARRDYAAAERNLEKTMSAVQARRRSA; translated from the coding sequence ATGATGGACGTCTCCGATCCCAAGGCCGTCGGCCCGCGCATCCGCATGATGCTGCCGACCCTCACCGACCTGGAGGCCCGCATCGTCGAGATGCTGTTCGCCCGCCGCGACCTCGACGCCGCCACGCCGCTGAAGGAGGTCGCCGAGGCCGCCGGGGTGTCCGAGGCGATGGTGGTGAAGCTGTCGAAGAAGCTCGGCTTCTCCGGCTACCGCGACTTCCGCGCCGGTCTCGTCGAGTACAACCGGCTGCCGAGCGCCGAGCTCTTCCGCGAGCTCGAGCCCGAGGACGGCACCGCCGAGATCATCGCCAAGGTGTTCCGCACCGCCGCCCAGTCGCTCGAGGAGACCCAAGCGGTGCTCGACCACGCCGGCTTCGAGCGCGCCGCCGAGATCGTCCACGGCGCCCGCCAGCGCGACCTCTACGGCGTCGGCGGCTCGGCCCAGATCGCCCGCGACGTCGCCCACAAGCTGCTGCGCATCGGCATCCGCGCCAACGCCTTCGACGACCTCCACCTCATGCTGATGTCGGCGGCGCTGCTCGGCCCGGACGACGCGGTGATCGCCTTCTCGCACTCCGGCCGCAGCACCGCGGTGATCGAGGCGGCGGCGCTCGCCCGGCGCAACGGCGCCCGCGTCGTCGCGGTCACCGCCTATCCGCAGTCGCCGCTCGCCGAAGTCGCCGACGTCTCGCTGATCGCCACGGCGCGCGGTTCGACGCTGACCGGCGAGAGCGCGGCGGCCCGGGTCGCCAAGCTCACGCTGCTCGACGCCATCTTCGTCGCCGTCGCCCGGCGCGACTACGCGGCGGCCGAGCGCAACCTCGAGAAGACCATGAGCGCCGTCCAGGCGCGCCGGAGGTCCGCGTGA
- a CDS encoding ABC transporter ATP-binding protein: MASVDVVGIRKAYGAHAVIHGVDLAIADGEFVILVGPSGCGKSTLLRMIAGLESITAGDIRIDGKVVNDLPPKDRDIAMVFQTYALYPHKTVAENMGFALKLRGAPKAEIELRVKAAAATLDLTHLLARYPRQLSGGQRQRVAMGRAIVRDPKVFLFDEPLSNLDAKLRVQMRAEIKELQQRLKTTTVYVTHDQVEAMTMADRIVVLHDGIVEQIGSPLELYDRPANTFVAGFIGSPAMNLVPGTIRAGGFATDGGATLPLASAPAGSEGRRAVYGIRPEHFLLGGALKAEVAVVEPTGSETQVFVRYGTDKVVAAFRDRVAARPGEEIAVTPDPAAVHLFDEATGKRLG; encoded by the coding sequence ATGGCATCGGTTGACGTCGTCGGTATCCGCAAGGCCTACGGGGCCCACGCCGTCATCCACGGCGTCGACCTCGCCATCGCGGACGGCGAGTTCGTGATCCTCGTGGGGCCGTCCGGCTGCGGCAAGTCCACGCTGCTGCGCATGATCGCCGGCCTGGAGTCGATCACCGCCGGCGACATCCGCATCGACGGCAAGGTCGTCAACGACCTGCCGCCGAAGGACCGCGACATCGCGATGGTGTTCCAGACCTACGCGCTCTACCCGCACAAGACCGTCGCCGAGAACATGGGCTTCGCCCTGAAGCTGCGCGGCGCGCCGAAGGCGGAGATCGAGCTGCGGGTCAAGGCCGCGGCGGCGACGCTCGACCTGACGCACCTGCTCGCGCGCTATCCGCGCCAGCTCTCCGGCGGCCAGCGCCAGCGCGTCGCCATGGGCCGCGCCATCGTGCGCGATCCCAAGGTGTTCCTGTTCGACGAGCCGCTCTCCAACCTCGACGCCAAGCTGCGCGTGCAGATGCGCGCCGAGATCAAGGAACTGCAGCAGCGGCTGAAGACCACCACGGTCTACGTCACCCACGACCAGGTCGAGGCCATGACCATGGCCGACCGCATCGTCGTGCTGCACGACGGCATCGTCGAGCAGATCGGCTCGCCGCTCGAACTCTACGACCGCCCGGCCAACACCTTCGTCGCCGGCTTCATCGGCTCGCCGGCGATGAACCTCGTGCCGGGCACCATCCGCGCCGGCGGCTTCGCCACCGACGGCGGCGCGACGCTGCCGCTGGCCTCGGCCCCGGCGGGCTCCGAGGGGCGCCGCGCGGTCTACGGCATCCGCCCCGAGCACTTCCTGCTCGGCGGCGCGCTGAAGGCCGAGGTCGCCGTCGTCGAGCCGACCGGATCGGAGACGCAGGTGTTCGTGCGCTACGGCACCGACAAGGTGGTCGCGGCCTTCCGCGACCGCGTCGCGGCGCGGCCGGGCGAGGAGATCGCGGTGACGCCGGATCCGGCAGCGGTCCACCTCTTCGACGAGGCGACCGGCAAGCGGCTCGGCTGA
- a CDS encoding extracellular solute-binding protein — protein sequence MKREIYDRMLALQASRRSLLKGMGAAGALAGLGGAIAPRRAFAQGDLRAEILKIPGVGAGSPTDADWQKVGEMCLGGTKQTVQAGEFAGVELSFMGLNNQNLHNLLFRGFLKPWEEYTGAKITWIDLAQADYNPRLQQAIATGTVDFDLLEMGAPFEGDVCGKGLASEMPDWVKTLIDMDDYVGYLKAPVGTWNGKTYRITVDGDCHNFNYRTDVFADAALAEAWKAEGHQGDWGVPTTWQKVNEVTKFLKGKQLNGQDLYGYLDPLKGWGGFAFYFLGSRATAYVKHPDDKAWLFDADTMKPRVNNPGWVRAIQDVVDLIPYGPADQLNADPGTTAFQQFLAGVGSMVSWWGDVGSNARTSDSSVVGEVIGFDILPGSDDVYNAKTGKWDKLASGPNHAPNMAYLGWGVYVMARVDADSKKQKAAWSAAAHLGGKDLSLWTAAYPSGFQPYRNSHFDIAEWVGAGYEEAFIKDYLASEADSYNHPNAAIEPRIPGIFQYYSVAEDELAKIFAGKVGVQEGADAIAAAWEKITDQIGRENQVKLYQASLGM from the coding sequence ATGAAGCGTGAGATCTACGACCGGATGCTCGCCCTGCAGGCGAGCCGCCGCAGCCTTCTGAAGGGCATGGGCGCCGCGGGTGCGCTCGCCGGCCTCGGCGGCGCGATCGCGCCCCGCCGGGCGTTCGCCCAGGGCGACCTGCGCGCCGAGATCCTGAAGATCCCCGGCGTCGGCGCGGGTTCGCCCACGGACGCCGACTGGCAGAAGGTCGGCGAGATGTGCCTGGGCGGCACGAAGCAGACGGTGCAGGCCGGCGAGTTCGCCGGCGTCGAGCTGTCCTTCATGGGCCTCAACAACCAGAACCTCCACAACCTCCTGTTCCGCGGCTTCCTGAAGCCGTGGGAGGAGTACACCGGCGCCAAGATCACCTGGATCGACCTCGCCCAGGCCGACTACAACCCGCGCCTGCAGCAGGCGATCGCGACCGGCACGGTCGACTTCGACCTCCTCGAGATGGGCGCGCCCTTCGAGGGCGACGTCTGCGGCAAGGGCCTCGCCTCCGAGATGCCGGACTGGGTCAAGACCCTGATCGACATGGACGACTACGTCGGCTACCTCAAGGCGCCGGTCGGCACCTGGAACGGCAAGACCTACCGCATCACCGTCGACGGCGACTGCCACAACTTCAACTACCGCACCGACGTGTTCGCCGACGCCGCCCTCGCCGAGGCGTGGAAGGCGGAAGGGCACCAGGGCGACTGGGGCGTGCCGACGACCTGGCAGAAGGTCAACGAGGTCACCAAGTTCCTCAAGGGCAAGCAGCTGAACGGTCAGGACCTCTACGGCTACCTGGATCCGCTGAAGGGCTGGGGCGGCTTCGCCTTCTACTTCCTCGGCAGTCGCGCCACCGCCTACGTCAAGCACCCCGACGACAAGGCCTGGCTGTTCGACGCCGACACCATGAAGCCGCGCGTCAACAACCCGGGCTGGGTCCGCGCGATCCAGGACGTGGTCGATCTGATCCCCTACGGCCCGGCCGACCAGCTCAACGCCGACCCCGGCACGACCGCCTTCCAGCAGTTCCTGGCCGGCGTCGGCTCGATGGTGTCGTGGTGGGGCGACGTCGGGTCCAACGCCCGCACCTCGGACTCGTCCGTGGTCGGCGAGGTCATCGGCTTCGACATCCTGCCGGGCTCCGACGACGTCTACAACGCCAAGACCGGCAAGTGGGACAAGCTCGCGAGCGGCCCGAACCACGCGCCGAACATGGCCTACCTCGGCTGGGGCGTCTACGTGATGGCGCGCGTCGACGCCGACTCCAAGAAGCAGAAGGCGGCCTGGAGCGCCGCGGCGCATCTCGGCGGCAAGGACCTGTCGCTGTGGACCGCGGCCTATCCGTCGGGCTTCCAGCCCTACCGGAACAGCCACTTCGACATCGCCGAGTGGGTCGGCGCCGGCTACGAGGAGGCCTTCATCAAGGACTACCTCGCTTCCGAGGCCGACAGCTACAACCACCCGAACGCCGCCATCGAGCCGCGCATCCCCGGCATCTTCCAGTACTACTCGGTCGCCGAGGACGAACTGGCCAAGATCTTCGCCGGCAAGGTGGGCGTGCAGGAAGGGGCCGACGCCATCGCCGCCGCCTGGGAGAAGATCACCGACCAGATCGGCCGCGAGAACCAGGTCAAGCTCTACCAGGCCTCGCTCGGCATGTGA
- a CDS encoding carbohydrate ABC transporter permease, producing the protein MSEPTTLAAPPRPVAASAAPPAGRRAAGRLLVAGAGALLALGVLVQTLYAAGLSTVGFETWQPIVWLYLVFAAALCAGQVMIRGEEGEKALFVLPAVLFTVAVVIFPTVFGLYIAFTDWNLSSTTGRRFNGVDNLVTLWHDAFFWNALGNMVFYVAAVLVQYAIAFGLALLLNAEIRARKFFRVAFLLPFMLSPVAVSWMIGKSLMEVRFGPLAALMKLLGWDSPAFFATPWIARLSIAAMDAWVWIPFVMILLLAGLQALPHEIKEASKVDGATAWQGFWEITFPLMLPVSITAIVLRIIFQLKLADIVINVTSGGPGGATDTVSSFIFREYRDRSNVGYGTMIAEVYLVVIIVFVTLLLKLVSRFMQKNV; encoded by the coding sequence ATGTCCGAGCCCACGACCCTCGCCGCGCCTCCCCGTCCGGTCGCCGCCTCGGCCGCCCCGCCCGCCGGGCGCCGCGCCGCCGGACGCCTGCTGGTCGCCGGCGCCGGTGCGCTGCTCGCCCTCGGCGTCCTCGTCCAGACCCTCTACGCCGCGGGCCTCTCCACCGTCGGCTTCGAGACGTGGCAGCCGATCGTCTGGCTCTACCTCGTGTTCGCCGCCGCGCTCTGCGCCGGGCAGGTGATGATCCGCGGGGAGGAGGGCGAGAAGGCCCTGTTCGTGCTGCCGGCGGTGCTGTTCACGGTCGCGGTGGTGATCTTCCCGACCGTCTTCGGCCTCTACATCGCCTTCACCGACTGGAACCTGTCGTCGACCACCGGGCGCCGCTTCAACGGCGTCGACAACCTCGTCACCCTCTGGCACGACGCCTTCTTCTGGAACGCGCTTGGCAACATGGTGTTCTACGTCGCCGCGGTGCTGGTGCAATACGCGATCGCCTTCGGCCTCGCGCTCCTGCTCAACGCCGAGATCCGCGCCCGCAAGTTCTTCCGCGTCGCCTTCCTGCTGCCGTTCATGCTGTCGCCGGTGGCGGTCAGCTGGATGATCGGCAAGTCGCTGATGGAGGTGCGCTTCGGCCCGCTGGCGGCGCTGATGAAGCTGCTCGGCTGGGACAGTCCTGCCTTCTTCGCCACGCCCTGGATCGCCCGGCTGTCGATCGCCGCCATGGACGCCTGGGTCTGGATCCCCTTCGTGATGATCCTGTTGCTCGCCGGCCTGCAGGCGCTGCCGCACGAGATCAAGGAAGCGTCGAAGGTCGACGGCGCCACCGCGTGGCAGGGCTTCTGGGAGATCACCTTCCCGTTGATGCTGCCGGTGTCGATCACCGCGATCGTGCTCCGGATCATCTTCCAGCTGAAGCTCGCCGACATCGTCATCAACGTCACCTCCGGCGGTCCCGGCGGGGCCACCGACACGGTGTCGAGTTTCATCTTCCGCGAATACCGCGACCGCTCCAACGTCGGCTACGGCACTATGATCGCCGAGGTCTACCTGGTCGTCATCATCGTCTTCGTCACGCTGCTGCTGAAGCTGGTCTCCCGCTTCATGCAGAAGAACGTCTGA
- a CDS encoding carbohydrate ABC transporter permease, whose amino-acid sequence MSATTTAASTLDDDTARRAARAKLLARIGRVGIYAALIVWSFVALFPIFWTLSTTFKTAVNVTQGHILPFVQYWPDWKGLRSLGLSPDTLFQVSTVRDEFLMRFENSVIASLGAAALAILIGAPAAYGLARFDYRFGWMRNKDISFFFLSQLILPPVVLAMPFLVLYKNLSMLDTRIGLIVVYTLMVLPIVIWIMRDQFETIPVELEQAAMVDGCSVWGAFLRIVLPIALPGMVAAFILSMILCWNEYFFAALLTSTNAKTLPVMVASQTGSQGISWWSMAAISSAAILPLVLIGIFLERYIVKGLTAGAVK is encoded by the coding sequence ATGTCCGCGACCACCACCGCCGCCTCCACCCTCGACGACGACACCGCCCGCCGCGCCGCCCGGGCGAAGCTCCTCGCCCGGATCGGCCGCGTCGGTATCTACGCCGCGCTGATCGTCTGGTCCTTCGTGGCGCTGTTCCCGATCTTCTGGACGCTGTCGACCACCTTCAAGACCGCGGTCAACGTCACCCAGGGCCACATCCTGCCCTTCGTGCAATATTGGCCGGACTGGAAGGGCCTGCGCTCGCTCGGCCTGTCGCCCGACACCCTGTTCCAGGTCTCGACGGTGCGCGACGAGTTCCTGATGCGCTTCGAGAACTCGGTGATCGCCTCGCTCGGCGCCGCCGCGCTGGCGATCCTGATCGGTGCGCCCGCCGCCTACGGCCTCGCCCGCTTCGACTACCGCTTCGGCTGGATGCGCAACAAGGACATCTCGTTCTTCTTCCTGTCGCAGCTGATCCTGCCGCCGGTGGTGCTCGCGATGCCCTTCCTGGTGCTCTACAAGAACCTCTCGATGCTGGACACCCGCATCGGCCTGATCGTCGTCTACACGCTGATGGTGCTGCCGATCGTCATCTGGATCATGCGCGACCAGTTCGAGACCATCCCGGTCGAGCTCGAGCAGGCCGCCATGGTCGACGGCTGCTCGGTCTGGGGCGCGTTCCTGCGCATCGTGCTGCCGATCGCGCTGCCGGGCATGGTCGCGGCCTTCATCCTGTCGATGATCCTGTGCTGGAACGAGTATTTCTTCGCCGCCCTGCTCACCTCCACCAACGCCAAGACGCTGCCGGTGATGGTGGCGAGCCAGACTGGCTCGCAGGGCATCTCTTGGTGGTCGATGGCCGCGATCTCGTCGGCGGCGATCCTGCCGCTGGTGCTGATCGGCATCTTCCTCGAGCGCTACATCGTCAAGGGCCTGACCGCCGGCGCGGTGAAGTGA
- a CDS encoding M42 family metallopeptidase: MTDLAADRRERIAALAVELMEIPGLAGYEGRVRARLARAVAALAPGADVRVDVLGNLSVDLPSTVGDAPRVLVFAHMDQLGFVVRRIEPDGLVRVERVGGVPERALAAQEMLFQIRGGGSLPGVIANKSHHATGADEKYRVLPYQEIAVDLGFSSADEVRAAGVDVGTPVVYAPRALRLGPHRLAGTAVDDRAACAVLVEVLADLVAPDVRRPPVTVAFSVQEEFNLRGVMPVVERVRPAVAIQLDLVLATDTPDMGARGDVRLGAGPAMSLYSFHGRGTLNGLIPHPRLVAHVEDAAAGRGLALQRSAHTGALTETSYVQIAGEGVAAIDLGFPCRYTHSAREMCDLRDLVGLADLVTAAITGIGPDFALSRDGYE; the protein is encoded by the coding sequence ATGACCGACCTCGCCGCCGACCGCCGGGAGCGCATCGCCGCGCTCGCCGTGGAGCTGATGGAGATCCCCGGCCTCGCCGGTTACGAGGGCCGCGTGCGCGCGCGCCTCGCCCGCGCGGTGGCGGCGCTGGCGCCGGGCGCCGACGTCCGCGTCGACGTGCTCGGCAACCTCTCGGTCGACCTGCCGTCCACCGTCGGCGACGCACCGCGCGTGCTCGTCTTCGCCCACATGGACCAGCTCGGCTTCGTCGTCCGCCGCATCGAGCCGGACGGCCTCGTCCGGGTCGAGCGGGTCGGCGGCGTGCCGGAGCGCGCGCTCGCCGCCCAGGAGATGCTGTTCCAGATCCGCGGCGGCGGCAGCCTGCCCGGCGTGATCGCCAACAAGAGCCACCACGCCACCGGCGCCGACGAGAAATACCGCGTCCTGCCCTACCAGGAGATCGCGGTCGACCTCGGCTTCTCCTCGGCCGACGAGGTCCGCGCCGCCGGCGTCGACGTCGGCACGCCCGTGGTCTACGCGCCGCGCGCGCTCCGTCTCGGGCCGCACCGCCTCGCCGGCACCGCGGTCGACGACCGCGCCGCCTGCGCCGTGCTGGTCGAGGTGCTCGCCGACCTCGTCGCGCCGGACGTCCGTCGGCCGCCGGTGACGGTCGCCTTCTCGGTGCAGGAGGAGTTCAACCTGCGCGGCGTCATGCCGGTCGTCGAGCGGGTGAGGCCGGCGGTCGCGATCCAGCTCGACCTCGTGCTCGCCACCGACACCCCCGACATGGGCGCGCGCGGCGACGTCCGGCTCGGCGCCGGGCCGGCGATGAGCCTCTACTCCTTCCACGGCCGCGGCACGCTCAACGGCCTGATCCCGCATCCCCGTCTCGTCGCCCACGTCGAGGACGCCGCCGCCGGGCGCGGCCTCGCCCTTCAGCGCAGCGCCCACACCGGCGCGCTCACCGAGACCTCCTACGTCCAGATCGCCGGCGAGGGCGTCGCGGCCATCGACCTCGGCTTTCCCTGCCGCTACACCCATTCGGCCCGCGAGATGTGCGACCTGCGCGACCTCGTCGGCCTCGCCGACCTCGTGACCGCCGCGATCACGGGCATCGGCCCGGACTTCGCGCTCTCACGGGACGGCTACGAATGA
- a CDS encoding FGGY-family carbohydrate kinase has protein sequence MTRAYLGIDIGTFESKGVLVSDGGTVLASAARPHRMIVPQPGFAEHRAEEDWWGDFAAIARELVATTGIDPRAIRAVAASAIGPCMLPIDAAGRPLMNGVLYNVDSRSHREIADLAAALGEDAVVERSGNLLTAQSVGPKILWLKRSRPDVHAAADRIVTSTSYIVRKLTGRTVMDHYTAGSWGPLYDADRQAWDPEFAEGIVDVARLPELTWSAEIAGRVTAEAAAATGLAPGTPVTTGTIDAAAEALSVGVAAPGDLMLMYGSSVFVIEITAARVRDRRLFYAPWLFPGRHAAMASLATAGTITHWLRDQIGRDLDRDGAMAALAAEAAGSPPGARGLAFLPYLAGAQTPLYDPALRGGFLGLDLTHERGDLVRAVLEGIAYATRHIVDTYAEAGVPPTTLRAVGGGTRNAVWAQAVSDVTGREQLLASRTTGAAFGDAFLAALAVGDVAETDIAHWNPTAATIAPRPETTAVYERGYATFRALGARIRDLPLGPAAG, from the coding sequence ATGACCCGCGCCTATCTCGGCATCGACATCGGCACCTTCGAATCGAAGGGCGTCCTGGTCTCCGACGGCGGCACCGTGCTCGCGAGCGCGGCCCGGCCGCACCGGATGATCGTGCCCCAGCCGGGCTTCGCCGAGCATCGCGCCGAGGAGGACTGGTGGGGCGACTTCGCCGCCATCGCCCGCGAACTCGTCGCCACCACGGGGATCGATCCGCGCGCGATCCGCGCCGTCGCCGCCAGTGCCATCGGCCCCTGCATGCTGCCGATCGACGCCGCCGGCCGGCCGCTCATGAACGGCGTGCTCTACAACGTCGATTCCCGCTCGCACCGCGAGATCGCCGACCTCGCGGCCGCCCTCGGCGAGGACGCCGTGGTCGAGCGCAGCGGCAATCTGCTCACCGCCCAGTCGGTCGGCCCGAAGATCCTGTGGCTGAAACGCAGTCGCCCGGACGTCCACGCCGCCGCCGACCGCATCGTCACCTCGACCAGCTACATCGTGCGCAAGCTCACCGGCCGCACGGTGATGGACCACTACACCGCCGGCAGCTGGGGCCCGCTCTACGACGCGGACCGCCAAGCCTGGGACCCGGAATTCGCAGAGGGCATCGTCGACGTCGCCCGCCTGCCCGAGCTGACGTGGTCGGCCGAGATCGCCGGCCGCGTCACCGCCGAGGCGGCCGCGGCCACCGGCCTCGCGCCGGGCACGCCGGTCACCACCGGCACCATCGACGCCGCCGCCGAGGCGCTCAGCGTCGGCGTCGCCGCGCCGGGCGACCTGATGCTGATGTACGGCTCGTCGGTCTTCGTGATCGAGATCACCGCGGCGCGGGTGCGCGACCGCCGGCTGTTCTACGCGCCGTGGCTGTTTCCCGGCCGCCACGCGGCGATGGCCAGCCTCGCCACCGCCGGCACGATCACCCATTGGCTGCGCGACCAGATCGGCCGCGACCTCGACCGCGACGGCGCCATGGCCGCGCTCGCCGCCGAGGCGGCGGGGTCACCGCCGGGCGCGCGCGGGCTCGCCTTCCTGCCCTATCTCGCGGGAGCCCAGACCCCGCTCTACGATCCCGCCCTGCGCGGCGGCTTCCTCGGCCTCGACCTCACCCACGAGCGCGGCGACCTCGTCCGCGCCGTCCTCGAGGGCATCGCCTACGCCACCCGCCACATCGTCGACACCTACGCCGAGGCCGGCGTGCCGCCGACGACCCTGCGCGCCGTCGGCGGCGGCACCCGCAACGCCGTGTGGGCGCAGGCGGTCTCCGACGTCACCGGCCGCGAGCAGTTGCTCGCCAGCCGCACCACCGGCGCGGCCTTCGGCGACGCCTTCCTCGCCGCTCTCGCGGTCGGCGACGTCGCCGAGACCGACATCGCGCACTGGAACCCGACCGCCGCGACCATCGCGCCGCGGCCGGAGACCACCGCGGTCTACGAGCGCGGCTACGCCACCTTCCGCGCCCTCGGCGCCCGCATCCGCGACCTGCCGCTCGGCCCCGCCGCGGGCTGA